The proteins below are encoded in one region of Chlamydiales bacterium:
- a CDS encoding ATP-binding protein, with protein sequence MYGKSERLFASYPQLSIRLARFRGTDRLGGFMDNRNYWGNGFDLSRRGESFLLDHVPISGRVVPGKMIREDYPLYPPLAIREALANSICHRDYTTPGGAVAIAMYDDHLEIINPGIFHFDMTPEKLTRPHESKPWNPIIASVFYRAGVIEKWGMGTLNIIDWCKENGNPKPTWEVRAESVVTTFLPSSFFSTGKRPEEQIGKAEKVRPESRPESRPESRPESLENVVLNLLKNGPLSKSELSQGLGHKHISGALKKVLVTLLKQGRIVYTTPEKPNSRLQKYKLPND encoded by the coding sequence TTGTACGGGAAGAGCGAAAGGCTTTTTGCAAGCTATCCTCAGCTATCTATCAGACTGGCTAGATTTAGAGGGACTGATCGATTAGGTGGTTTTATGGACAACCGCAATTACTGGGGGAATGGTTTTGATCTTTCGAGGCGCGGTGAGTCGTTTCTGTTAGATCATGTCCCTATATCTGGGCGTGTTGTACCTGGAAAAATGATTCGAGAGGATTACCCTCTTTATCCGCCTCTTGCTATACGAGAGGCTCTTGCAAACAGCATTTGTCATAGGGATTACACGACTCCAGGTGGCGCTGTTGCTATTGCAATGTATGATGACCACTTGGAAATCATCAATCCCGGAATTTTTCATTTCGATATGACTCCTGAAAAACTGACAAGACCGCATGAATCTAAGCCATGGAATCCTATCATCGCTAGCGTATTTTACCGCGCCGGGGTGATTGAAAAGTGGGGAATGGGTACGCTCAACATTATCGATTGGTGTAAAGAAAATGGAAATCCCAAGCCAACCTGGGAAGTGCGTGCTGAATCTGTTGTTACTACTTTTTTACCCTCTTCATTCTTTTCTACTGGCAAAAGACCGGAAGAGCAAATAGGTAAAGCCGAAAAAGTAAGGCCCGAGTCAAGGCCCGAGTCAAGGCCCGAGTCAAGGCCCGAGTCGTTAGAAAATGTAGTACTTAATTTGCTCAAAAATGGTCCCTTATCTAAAAGTGAACTCTCTCAAGGTCTGGGGCATAAGCATATTTCTGGAGCTTTAAAGAAAGTGCTTGTGACCCTACTAAAACAGGGCAGAATTGTTTATACAACCCCTGAGAAACCAAACAGCAGGCTACAAAAATATAAATTACCGAATGATTGA